CTCTTTCGCGAGACCCCAACTTAGAAAGGGTTTCAAGGATTAGAGTTTCTGCTTCCTCGCGTTGTCCTTGTTTATCTAAGAATGCAATTATCTCTGCAACTAGTTTAGGATTCCATTGAAACCATGACTCTTCAGTTATTCTCATGTACAACTGCAGCAAAAATATGTACCGTCACTTATAATACAAACCCGtaataaagaaagaagagaatcACTTCTGACCATTTCAAATAGTTAAAACACTTATGTTggtttgaaattatttaaacggaagcaatgaaataaataaaataaacattcaAAGAGAAGCACTTGATAAGTGCTTTTTCCAAAAGTGCCTTTCTTTTTATCAAATCGCTTCTGCAAACCTTGCTTTgaggaaacaaaaaaacatCGCAATTCCCAAATGCATCCACAGACTTACCGGAAAGGCGAGAGAGGAGAGGCGAGGATGGGTGGTATCAGGGGAGAGCAGATGAGAGAGGGCGTTGAGAGCTATAAACTGAGGTGATGATGCCACAAATTTGCTTATCAAACGGCTTGCCGCTTTGGAGTCTCGGGTAACCGCGAGTGCGAGAGAAGAGAGGAAGCGCTGCCCTTGCTTGGTTAACCTTGCAGTCAGGCACTGAACTAATGTTAGCCGTTGCTGACGGAGCCGGCAGCAGCGGCTGTTCCACGGCGGCGGGATACGCATGTGGAGGCTActaatcattttattcttcCTAGCGTTGCTACGTTTAAGACCGTTGGATGTACGAGTAAAAGTACAATGAAAGGCTGATTTTTCGGACCTCgggagaaaattttattttatttataacaaaatagaaaaagaaataaaaagaagggtaattaactaattaacacttattttttcctactttttttaatacataattttttatttttttattaaacgccactgaaaattatattattttccacTTGTGCACTTCCGTCTTCAAACTGTTAAGGGAACTAAcgaaatattatataaataatttttttattcccaaataaaaaaataattatctacCAACCaccttttctttgtatttttttttaaaatacacaatttttaatttttttttactgaactccacttgaagttatattattttacacctagagctggcaaaatttgacacgatccgattacccgacacgaacacgacaccaataaatgggtatgggtcgtcgaatttaacacgattattaaatgggtcgggtccgggtcaacacgatttttttccgtgtcgggttagggttaaaattcttgacccatttacccgatcaatgacccgattatattttctattttaaaataattcacaGATTCTTgtcatcaaaactcaaatattaagatttttttttattctttaaaaggatgAATATagacacaatattttatttataaaattttaaatacatttagagctttaatagtataaatgaataaaatattggtagacatgtatattttataatattgatatataatattatttacatatatataattaaaacctcaatagtgtgtgtaatattttagtacatatgtatattttataatattgataaattatgtatgtatgtatggatgtatgtatgtatgtatgtatgtatgtgcaTACATATGTATGACAaagtgtaaatattttatgtagcttttgtttaatatatagatattaaacgggttattgggtaacccgattatttttccgtgtcgcgtttgggtcgacctaaatttgacacgacacgaagctgacacgacacgaacacgacccgatgacccattttgccagctctataATTACACCTATCAACTTTTGTCTTCAAATAATATCATTGTGaactgataattttatccttatgatGTCAATAAAATTCTAACAGTATTATAACGGGAGTGgactattgaaaaaaatattaattttaggtgGAGCGctgcaaaaaaaaagtttatgtatttttaaaaaaattaaaaaaacaagtgATAGGTAGATAATtaccctaaaaaaaatttaaaattttgacatggCCCGATAGGCCCATTGCCAAAAAATTAAGAGTTGGACTATTAGCACACCTCTAACATTCTTTTTAAACCACTTTTTTTGTACATATTcttcttaattcttaaaataacaattatttgttGTACTTTCTTAATAAATCCCTGTATcgatactttttaaaaaaaaattattaggcGATCTCTCTCGTCCTTCTTCCATTTCAAATCACTTTCAATCTcttcttaattataatattcatgaatttataatttttatctctatTTGTCTTTGTTTTTTCTAGTAGATAATAGCATTGGTATATAAATAAAGACATGTATGcgaatctttaaaaaaaaaaattgtctaaGTAAACAAacttcacaaaattatatttcctataaaaaactttgtttatatttagatcaaatttttattttatgacaattcattattttttcaaattttatagatttaataagtttataatggagaaaaataagaaaatataggtgggtttaatttgataaattttatttttaatataatttaaatataaagggtaaatttataaataaagaacaagagGAGTTTCATAAGAGATATAGAGGGTGCCAATAGCGTCACTCAAAATTAAACCCGGCATGGACAAGCCGTGCCGAACGGATCCGTGCCCGTGAACCCGCGGGCCGTAGGCCATCTCTAAGTGTCTTCTCTACGATGTTACACGAAcccaaagttctcaaaatattttaaaagtgaAAACGAAAACCTCCGAgaaatttctcaaaattactctttattattatcatgaAGACATGAACAAAACCAGTAGACTTGCTCAGATATCTACCTTCACTGTTGCTGCCACATCTAACTTCAACAAAACTGAAAACgcacaaatttgtttttaatttttcttttcttttcttcttcttttttttttttttttctttttgggctTTTGTTTTAGATTTCGAGAATGGACGACgccagcaacaacaacaataacaagagAGCAAGAACGAGCGTGGACAAGGCACTGGTTGATGTTTGGTTACGCGAACTCGGCCAGCTCTCCACCCGGAATTTCGCACTCCGTCGCCGTGCTTCCGAGGTCTTATTCTCGTTCAAGGATATCCTTATTCCcctttttctttccaaaaaaaaaatcttgaatgAAAAAGTAAttccttttataattatattttgttttgagtaATATAGAGCACATCCTGATTGTAGAATTAGAATAATtgcaatcttttttatttaatataattgattgatgattaggtgataatataaaaaagtaatGTCTTTTATAACTGTAGTGTGTGTAATACATGATATATGGGACGCATTTGAGAATGATTTTGGTAGCGTTGAAAAGTGCTTTCCgggttttttttcttttattgtttttttgacaaagaaacttgaaagaaatattaattcaaTGATTTATATTGCAGGTGATTCAAAGTTTAAATCTCGAAGCTTTATTCTTACTATTGTTTTGTGTTTTAGGATCTTGTTCTTCGACTTGGTATTTACGCAAAGCTTGATAAGCACCGAGGCTGTGTGAACACTGTAAGCTTCAATACAGATGGTGACATTCTGATATCAGGATCTGATGACAGGCGGGTTATACTGTGGGATTGGAAAACCGAGCGTGTCAAACTTTCATTCCATTCTGGTCATAATGACAATGTTTTCCAAGCAAAGATCATGCCATTCACTGATGATCGGAGTATTGTTACCTGCGCTGCTGATGGGCaggtaattttctttgtttaaaagCAAGGAATTTAACTTACAATAGGATAAAATATATGACTTTTTATTCATTGATATCATTCCTGTTGTAATGGATTTCATTATGAAAGATTTTCCGTGTCAGTGATAGTTTCTCTATGCTGTGTGTAACATTTTGCTCTCTTTTAGGTTCGCCATGCCCAAATTCTGGAACGTGGTGGAGTGGAGACAAAATTGCTAGGTAAACATCAGGGACGGGCACATAAGTTGGCTATTGAACCTGGTAGCCCTCACGTATTTTATACATGTGGTGAAGATGGACTGGTACAACACGTAAGTTCTGATTCCTTTCGcaagttttaattattagatcTGCTGTTCCTTCCTTGTTGAAAAATACTGTTAGGCATGGACGTGCCTAAACAGTTGGTCATTGAGAAAAACTGTTAAATATCCGAAGgtgttaagttttttttttttttttttttttttttaaataatgattttccTTCCAACGtaccaattttcaaataaatagcTGAAAGTGAACTGCATGTCTGCATCAATCAGAATCCCCTCTTAGTCAACTGCCTCTGCTGAACttttactctagtagtttgatattactcttatttatattattgctTAACTATACACTGGAATGACACTTTGATGCTCTTACAGTTTGATTTGAGAACTGGGGCCGCTACAGAACTATTTACATGCCGTCCAATTGACGATAGAAGAAATTATATGACAGTAGTAAATCTAAATGCTATTGCAATTGATCCGAGAAATGCCAACCTCTTTGCAGTTGCTGGATCGGATGAGTATACTCGACTTTATGACATTCGCAAATATAAGTGGGATGGTTCAACTGATTTTGGTCAACCTGCAGATTATTTTTGTCCTCCAAATTTGATTGGTGATGAGCAAGTTGGAATAACAGGCTTGGCCTTCTCGGATCAGAGCGAGCTTCTTGTATCTTACAATGATGAGTTCATCTATCTATTTACACAGGACATGGGATTGGGGCCTAATCCACCGCCATCCTCGCCGGTGTCTACCAGAAGTGAGGCAAGTGAAATGGGATCTGATCATACTTCAGCAGCATCTCCATCAACTGCAAATACTGATGTTAGAATTGCTCCCCAAGTTTATAAAGGGCATAGAAATTGTGTGACCGTGAAAGGTGTGAACTTCTTTGGGCCAAAATGTGAATATGTGGTCAGTGGTTCTGACTGTGGTCGGATATTTATCTGGAAGAAAAAAGGTGGAGAGCTCATTCGTGTCATCGAAGCAGATAGGCATGTGGTAAACTGTATTGAGCCTCATCCTCATTCCACGGTACTTGCTAGCAGTGGAATCGAAAGTGACATCAAGATATTGACACCAAATGCTGCGGATAGAGCTACTTTGCCCACAAACATTGAACAGGTATGCTTTTCTATCTATTCAGCTGATTATCGGTGgtcaaaatctcaaaatttttcttgttctATTTTACTATTTGAGCGGTTGGTGAAATAGTTTGAACTCTGAGCGATTGGAAGCAGTTTAAGATGTTGAATTTATATTGCTTTGTGGACCCATGAGCCTTTTACTGAAATCATGAAATTGGAAAAGATAAGGCATATCCTCATCTTATCTTCTGCTTGCAACAAGCTTAATTAACCACAATAATTACTCGTCAATAGAATCAAAGTCTCATATCTGTTGAGATAGAAAATCAACAGTAAATAGCATCTTAAAGCTAGAAATAAGAACAACCTATAAGATTGGCCcccctttttttcattttcagaatttttttcatatgattTTCTCACATGGACCTTAGCACTTGAGCAAAAGCCAAAACTTTAGTGATTATTATGTTAGAGAAATCAGCATTCAATCCTTTCTATTCAATCAAAATGCTGTAGATGGAAAAAGATCTCTGGTATTCCTAGACTATGTAGATGGTTGGAAAGCTATTAGAATATGGATGCCTAATTGGCACTGAGTCTGCCTGTGTAGAATTGGTTAATCCTATGTCAACCTTGGTAATGTGAtgttaataaatgaatatacgTGGATTGGGCTACAAGAGCCACTGTGCATGATATATGTGTGCAGCAGAGGAACTAATTTCTCTGCTGTTGTTTGGAAAAGGTCCTGATACCTGATCACATTCGTTGGTTTGCACTCGGTGACGATGACGATGGTGATTactatttttatgatatttatggCGAAGGCaatgatgatgacgatgacgatgatgattttgatgatgacgacgatgatgatggtggtggCGGTGGTAGCGGCGGCGGTGGTGATGTTGATAGTGATGACGATGAAGaagacgacgacgacgacaaTATAGATGACAATGTTGACAAcgataatgatgatgaaagCAATGAAGAAGCTATTAGTTACAGTGACTTTGATGATTATGACGTTGATCTTGATGTTGATGATGGTGTTGAtggtaattaatattatgacGACAGTGTTGATGACGACAATGGAGTTGCTAATGGAAAATAACAATGTTGATAATCTTGTTGGAGTTCGTGATGACTCTAATGATGATGACTTATAATTTTCCCATTTGTGTCCAGTTCAAACCAAAGGCTACCCGTTGGATGCACCATGTACTTTCACCTGAGGACCTGATGATGCAATTATTTTCACTGCAACGGCGAAGGACTAGTCCAGAGCACAATGACGAAAACTCAGCTGCAGGTCGGGAACTTCTACAGCTCATATTGACATTCAATGCCAATAGTGATGGATCTTCAGATGATGATCCATGAGGACTGCTGGGACAATCTTTTTGCCCAAGGAAAATGTTAGTAATTGTACATAACATAGTAGTCAAGTTAAAAATGTTCTGACTGGAACTTTGCCAAGATGCTGTCATTTGCATATTATTCGATTTAATATTCAAGTTCGTTGTTGTCAAACAACAATTGTTtgcttttattgtttattctttCTATATTATTATCCGAGTTTGATTTATGATATGTGTTAGTGTACAGTCAgtaaatttgtgtttttgaTTAAATCGATCCACAATTGTTATATATAGTAGCTGAAATTGCTTCAGATTGTGGTAAACGggttttttattctttatgaAAATGAACAGGTTTCGCACCCTGAGCTTGTATAATGATGTGCGCTCAGGATTTATAAAAAAGGGAACTTCGAAATGAACCGGACTTGTCTCTTGAGCTTTCTCTGACGGCTGCATTGAGGAATTTGTCCGTAGCTTTGATAGAAGATCCCTCGACACCTTCACTTTCTTTTATAGCTCCTTCcaatttatctttaaatttgatAGCCTTTCTTCTCATCTCCTCTCCTTTCTGTCTTTCCCATCACAATCATCATGCATGACGATTGCAGCCTGGTTTCCTCTTGCAATCTCTATACAGACACCGGCTTCCTGCAGCATCTTCGAGTTGAAGAACTACTCTGCCATTAGCGGCCATCCTATCATTGGTACCCTTGATACAAACTTCCCAGCACTGAGTTCCAGGCTTCCAGCCACATTGGCTGAGGAATGCACCAGTTGGTTTGTGAGAAAAAATGGTGTTACTGTGATCGAAAATGGTGTTACTGTGATCCAAAATGGTTTGCCACTTACTTCTAAGCCAAGTGCTAAGTGCTAATTCTTTCATCTGTGCTGGTAAAATGGTGTTACTGTGATCCAAAACACAAACGGAACTGGGCATGGAGAATGAAGATCAAGCCATGCAAATAGACCATCAGTTTGCTTGCAACCTATCTTTTTTCACCGAAGAACAAGCTGGTCCTATCATCCATACAGGTTTCCCTACCATTTTCCTGCAAAAATATGTCAGGCCAATGTCTCCCAACCCATCAATGTTATTCAATAAAACATCATCTGAGCATAAGCAGAGCGAGAACTGACGTTCACAAAAGAGCGACAAAGCTTCAGTGGCATC
This window of the Citrus sinensis cultivar Valencia sweet orange chromosome 8, DVS_A1.0, whole genome shotgun sequence genome carries:
- the LOC102612899 gene encoding uncharacterized protein LOC102612899 isoform X3, giving the protein MDDASNNNNNKRARTSVDKALVDVWLRELGQLSTRNFALRRRASEDLVLRLGIYAKLDKHRGCVNTVSFNTDGDILISGSDDRRVILWDWKTERVKLSFHSGHNDNVFQAKIMPFTDDRSIVTCAADGQVRHAQILERGGVETKLLGKHQGRAHKLAIEPGSPHVFYTCGEDGLVQHFDLRTGAATELFTCRPIDDRRNYMTVVNLNAIAIDPRNANLFAVAGSDEYTRLYDIRKYKWDGSTDFGQPADYFCPPNLIGDEQVGITGLAFSDQSELLVSYNDEFIYLFTQDMGLGPNPPPSSPVSTRSEASEMGSDHTSAASPSTANTDVRIAPQVYKGHRNCVTVKGVNFFGPKCEYVVSGSDCGRIFIWKKKGGELIRVIEADRHVVNCIEPHPHSTVLASSGIESDIKILTPNAADRATLPTNIEQAMMMTMTMMILMMTTMMMVVAVVAAAVVMLIVMTMKKTTTTTI
- the LOC102612899 gene encoding uncharacterized protein LOC102612899 isoform X1, which codes for MDDASNNNNNKRARTSVDKALVDVWLRELGQLSTRNFALRRRASEDLVLRLGIYAKLDKHRGCVNTVSFNTDGDILISGSDDRRVILWDWKTERVKLSFHSGHNDNVFQAKIMPFTDDRSIVTCAADGQVRHAQILERGGVETKLLGKHQGRAHKLAIEPGSPHVFYTCGEDGLVQHFDLRTGAATELFTCRPIDDRRNYMTVVNLNAIAIDPRNANLFAVAGSDEYTRLYDIRKYKWDGSTDFGQPADYFCPPNLIGDEQVGITGLAFSDQSELLVSYNDEFIYLFTQDMGLGPNPPPSSPVSTRSEASEMGSDHTSAASPSTANTDVRIAPQVYKGHRNCVTVKGVNFFGPKCEYVVSGSDCGRIFIWKKKGGELIRVIEADRHVVNCIEPHPHSTVLASSGIESDIKILTPNAADRATLPTNIEQVLIPDHIRWFALGDDDDGDYYFYDIYGEGNDDDDDDDDFDDDDDDDGGGGGSGGGGDVDSDDDEEDDDDDNIDDNVDNDNDDESNEEAISYSDFDDYDVDLDVDDGVDVQTKGYPLDAPCTFT
- the LOC102612899 gene encoding uncharacterized protein LOC102612899 isoform X2, giving the protein MDDASNNNNNKRARTSVDKALVDVWLRELGQLSTRNFALRRRASEDLVLRLGIYAKLDKHRGCVNTVSFNTDGDILISGSDDRRVILWDWKTERVKLSFHSGHNDNVFQAKIMPFTDDRSIVTCAADGQVRHAQILERGGVETKLLGKHQGRAHKLAIEPGSPHVFYTCGEDGLVQHFDLRTGAATELFTCRPIDDRRNYMTVVNLNAIAIDPRNANLFAVAGSDEYTRLYDIRKYKWDGSTDFGQPADYFCPPNLIGDEQVGITGLAFSDQSELLVSYNDEFIYLFTQDMGLGPNPPPSSPVSTRSEASEMGSDHTSAASPSTANTDVRIAPQVYKGHRNCVTVKGVNFFGPKCEYVVSGSDCGRIFIWKKKGGELIRVIEADRHVVNCIEPHPHSTVLASSGIESDIKILTPNAADRATLPTNIEQFKPKATRWMHHVLSPEDLMMQLFSLQRRRTSPEHNDENSAAGRELLQLILTFNANSDGSSDDDP